In the genome of Hevea brasiliensis isolate MT/VB/25A 57/8 chromosome 14, ASM3005281v1, whole genome shotgun sequence, the window tattcaaaAATATTGCAATATGAGATTACATGCTTATGGATAAAATTATATTACCTGGAGATACTTTCTTTCGATTCTTAATTGCCATATCCATCCCAAAGATACATTCAGCATTTTGATAAAAAGGTAATTGTGCCATTATTTTGTCTTGCTCTTCTTTGCTTGGAATCAACCTTGCTACAACTTGGTATAAACCGGTAACAACCTCAACATCTTCATTAATTTTCtcatttgaataaaaaaattcagGATTCAAATAATATCCAGCTGCGTGCAAAGGTCGATGGAGTTAGCTTTCCCATCGTTTATCAATAATCTCAAAAATTGTCCtgtatttttcttcattttcatcaAATGACTTTGCAATTGCTTCTTTAGCCCTATCCATCGCCTCATAAATATATCCCATTGCAGGTATTTTCTCACCATCAACTAATCTAAGCACACGAACTAATGGACCAAATATCTTTAAGATATAAACAATATTAGTCCAAAAAGTAGGCATCATGACAATACTGTATACTTTTTTACCAGACAGTTCTTTTGCCCACTTACTTTTGGTCCATTCCTCTGAGGTAAACATCTTTCTCAAATTCACCTTGTGCTTATGTATACGTTGAAGGGTGAGAAAAGCAGTTGCAAATCTTGTGACAGCTGGCCTAATTAGCTCTCTTTCACCAGTAAAGTGCCGCAACATGTTCACCACACCCGGACATATGTAAATATATCCATTCAATGTCACTGTCCTTTTAATTGTGTTATGAATTTTGGGAATTTTTCCAATATCTTCTAGCATCAAATCTAGGCAATGAGCAGCATAAGGAGTCCAATACAAATGAGGGCACTTTGTTTCTAACAACTTCcctaaaaacaaaacaaatatgGTAGCAAGTAGCATAAATATTAGATACATTATttacttataattaaattaaactatctaATAATAGTAAGAATAAAAACTCTTAATTACCTGCAAGCACACAATTGCTAGCATTATCTGTCACAACTTGAACCACATTAGCCTCTCCAACACGCTCTATAAATCTATTAAGCAGGTCATACATCTTATCACCAGTTTTTGAGTACTCTGAAGCATCAACAGATTCCATGAAAACAGTTCCCTTTGGCGAATTCACCAAGAAATTAATCAAAGCCCTTTGTTTTTTATCAGTCCAACCATCTGCCATTATAGAACAACCATACTTTGCCCATTCTTCTTCATAGGACTTTAATGAATTCTTCACCTCAGCAACTTCTTCATTCAATAAGGGAACCAGCACCTCATGAAAACTAGGTGCTTTCATACCAATCCCAAATTGTCCAATAGACTCCACCATACCTTGAAAACTTGGATAATTGATAGCATTAAAAGGAATTGCCGCATCATATATCCATCGAGCTATATCCTTACATGCTTTTTTTCGCAATTCCTTTTTGCATGCCTCATTAATAGTGGTTTGCTTCAGCTTTGAATTTTTTCTATCTTGTACCGCCTTTGCAGCACTTTTGGTAAAATATAAATCTATTGGACCCTTTGTCCTTACCTTCTTTTGAACCTTACTATTTCCTTTTGAGCTTCTAAGA includes:
- the LOC131169034 gene encoding uncharacterized protein LOC131169034, translated to MESVDASEYSKTGDKMYDLLNRFIERVGEANVVQVVTDNASNCVLAGKLLETKCPHLYWTPYAAHCLDLMLEDIGKIPKIHNTIKRTVTLNGYIYICPGVVNMLRHFTGERELIRPAVTRFATAFLTLQRIHKHKVNLRKMFTSEEWTKSKWAKELSGKKVYSIVMMPTFWTNIVYILKIFGPLVRVLRLVDGEKIPAMGYIYEAMDRAKEAIAKSFDENEEKYRTIFEIIDKRWES